The proteins below are encoded in one region of Candidatus Brocadiaceae bacterium:
- the rpsJ gene encoding 30S ribosomal protein S10: MLDQKIRIRMEAYDHRVLDQSALEVVETAKRTGAKVFGPVPLPTRIERYTVLRSPHVDKRSREQFEIRTHKRLIDIVEPTGKTMDALNKINMPAGIEIKIKA, translated from the coding sequence GTGTTAGATCAAAAAATAAGGATACGGATGGAAGCATACGACCATAGGGTTTTGGATCAATCGGCTTTGGAGGTTGTAGAGACCGCTAAAAGAACAGGAGCTAAGGTGTTTGGTCCAGTTCCTTTGCCCACGCGCATTGAAAGGTACACCGTGCTTAGATCGCCGCATGTTGATAAGAGATCTAGGGAACAATTCGAGATTAGAACCCACAAGCGATTGATTGATATTGTAGAGCCTACAGGAAAAACCATGGATGCGTTGAATAAGATAAATATGCCAGCCGGTATAGAAATAAAAATAAAGGCATAA
- the rplC gene encoding 50S ribosomal protein L3, whose amino-acid sequence MTQIYADDGNLLPVTLIQCGPCSVLQIKTVENEGYSAVQLGLDIKRKKHATKPQIGHANKAKLEPVRFVREVNSEPDKAVTIGQSVAVEIFDDIEKVNVIGVTKGKGFAGVMKRWHMRGGPGTHGSTRHRSPGSVGAGTDPGRVIRGKRMPGRLGGNRVTIKNLRVVKIDKERNLLFVKGAVPGCKGSYLVLKKVC is encoded by the coding sequence ATGACGCAAATATATGCAGACGATGGCAATCTTCTTCCGGTGACGTTGATTCAGTGTGGGCCTTGTAGCGTTTTGCAGATTAAAACTGTAGAGAATGAGGGGTATTCTGCAGTTCAGCTGGGGTTAGATATAAAAAGAAAAAAGCATGCTACAAAACCACAAATTGGACATGCAAATAAGGCAAAGCTGGAGCCTGTGAGATTTGTAAGAGAAGTAAATTCTGAGCCCGATAAGGCTGTAACTATAGGGCAATCTGTCGCTGTGGAAATTTTTGACGATATAGAAAAGGTGAATGTGATTGGAGTTACTAAGGGAAAAGGGTTTGCCGGTGTTATGAAGAGGTGGCATATGAGAGGTGGTCCAGGCACGCACGGGTCCACAAGACACAGATCTCCTGGTTCCGTGGGGGCAGGTACCGATCCTGGAAGGGTGATCCGGGGGAAAAGAATGCCTGGCAGATTAGGTGGTAACCGTGTGACGATAAAAAATCTCAGGGTTGTTAAAATTGATAAAGAGAGAAACTTATTGTTTGTTAAAGGGGCTGTTCCCGGTTGCAAAGGAAGTTACCTTGTATTGAAGAAAGTTTGTTGA
- the tuf gene encoding elongation factor Tu, with protein sequence MAKEVFKRTKPHLNIGTIGHVDHGKTTLTASITKVLSKQGLAKDRAFDTIDKAPEERERGITIAIAHVEYETAKRHYAHVDCPGHADYVKNMITGAAQMDGAILVVSAPDGPMPQTREHILLSRQVGVPRIVVFMNKVDMLEDPELLELVEMEVRELLSKYDFPGDDIPVVKGSALKALECGCGGAECASCGPIIKLMDAVDEYLPDPVREVDKPFLMSIEDVFSIKGRGTVGTGRIERGRVKVGDEVEVVGIRPEIKKTVVTGVEMFNKTLEDGQAGDNVGALLRGIEKDDLERGQVLAKPGSITPHKKYEAEVYILTKEEGGRHTPFFNGYRPQFYFRTTDVTGVVTLTGGAEMVMPGDNVKVVVELMTPVAMDEGLRFAIREGGRTVGAGVVTKINE encoded by the coding sequence ATGGCAAAAGAGGTATTTAAGCGGACGAAGCCGCATTTGAACATAGGAACGATAGGTCATGTGGATCATGGGAAGACGACGCTGACGGCGAGTATAACGAAGGTGTTATCGAAGCAGGGGTTGGCGAAGGATCGTGCGTTTGATACGATAGACAAGGCTCCTGAGGAGCGTGAGCGTGGAATAACAATAGCGATAGCCCATGTGGAGTATGAGACGGCGAAGCGTCATTATGCGCATGTGGACTGTCCTGGTCATGCGGATTACGTGAAGAACATGATTACGGGTGCTGCGCAGATGGACGGGGCGATACTGGTGGTGAGTGCGCCCGATGGTCCGATGCCGCAGACGCGGGAGCATATTTTGTTGTCGCGGCAGGTTGGTGTGCCGCGGATAGTGGTGTTTATGAATAAGGTGGATATGTTGGAGGATCCCGAGCTGTTGGAGTTGGTGGAGATGGAGGTGCGGGAGTTGTTGAGTAAGTATGATTTTCCTGGTGATGATATACCGGTGGTTAAGGGTTCAGCGCTCAAGGCTCTCGAGTGTGGTTGTGGTGGGGCAGAGTGTGCGAGCTGTGGCCCTATCATAAAGTTAATGGATGCGGTGGATGAGTATTTGCCTGATCCGGTGCGGGAGGTGGACAAGCCGTTTTTGATGTCGATAGAGGATGTGTTTAGTATAAAAGGTCGAGGGACGGTAGGTACGGGCAGGATAGAGCGGGGCAGGGTGAAGGTTGGTGATGAGGTGGAGGTGGTTGGGATACGTCCGGAGATAAAGAAGACGGTGGTGACAGGGGTGGAGATGTTTAACAAGACGCTGGAAGATGGTCAGGCGGGGGACAATGTGGGCGCTTTGCTTCGCGGCATAGAGAAGGACGATTTGGAGAGAGGGCAGGTATTGGCGAAGCCGGGGAGTATAACGCCGCATAAGAAATACGAGGCTGAGGTGTATATATTGACGAAGGAAGAGGGTGGCAGGCATACGCCTTTTTTTAACGGGTACAGGCCGCAGTTTTATTTTCGGACTACGGATGTAACGGGTGTCGTTACGTTGACGGGAGGCGCGGAGATGGTGATGCCTGGAGATAATGTAAAGGTAGTGGTAGAGTTGATGACGCCGGTGGCAATGGATGAGGGGTTGAGGTTTGCGATACGGGAAGGTGGCCGGACTGTTGGCGCGGGTGTCGTTACAAAAATTAATGAATAA
- the rpsL gene encoding 30S ribosomal protein S12, translated as MPTINQLIRKGRKKQKNKSKSPDLEKCSQKKGVCLQVMTRTPKKPNSALRKAARVRLTNGREISAYIPGEGHNLQEHSIVLIRGGRVRDLPGIKYHIVRGTLDCAGVNGRKRSRSKYGAKTPK; from the coding sequence ATGCCAACAATAAACCAATTAATCAGGAAAGGCAGAAAAAAACAGAAAAATAAGAGTAAAAGTCCTGATTTGGAAAAGTGTTCACAAAAAAAGGGTGTGTGTCTTCAAGTAATGACTAGGACACCGAAAAAACCTAATTCGGCTTTAAGGAAAGCTGCGAGAGTGAGGTTAACAAACGGTAGGGAAATAAGTGCTTATATCCCGGGAGAAGGTCATAACTTACAGGAACACTCTATTGTATTGATAAGAGGGGGGCGCGTAAGAGATCTTCCAGGTATAAAATATCATATAGTTCGTGGAACGTTAGATTGTGCAGGTGTTAACGGCAGAAAGCGATCACGTTCCAAATATGGGGCGAAAACTCCAAAATAG
- the rpsG gene encoding 30S ribosomal protein S7, translating into MALAYRSTEVFLQPDVKYKSKLVSKFINCLMQAGKKSVAERVFYDAMDVIEKKITDVDSLEVFETAVNNVKPLVEVKSKRVGGATYQVPVEVPRKRQMSLTLRWIIGAAKAKKGRPMYQRLSNELMDAYKKQGAAIAKRENTHKMAEANKAFAHFAWSKF; encoded by the coding sequence ATGGCACTAGCATATCGTAGTACGGAAGTATTTTTACAGCCAGACGTAAAATATAAGAGCAAACTTGTTTCGAAATTCATTAATTGCCTCATGCAGGCCGGTAAGAAAAGTGTTGCTGAAAGGGTGTTTTACGATGCAATGGATGTAATAGAAAAAAAAATAACGGATGTCGATTCCCTTGAGGTATTTGAAACGGCAGTGAATAATGTAAAACCCTTAGTGGAGGTTAAATCAAAACGCGTGGGTGGAGCAACATATCAAGTGCCTGTGGAAGTTCCAAGAAAGAGGCAAATGTCATTGACCCTTCGATGGATAATAGGTGCTGCAAAAGCAAAAAAAGGGCGCCCCATGTATCAGCGATTGTCTAATGAGTTGATGGATGCGTATAAAAAGCAGGGAGCTGCTATCGCAAAAAGAGAAAATACCCATAAGATGGCTGAGGCAAATAAAGCGTTTGCACACTTTGCGTGGTCAAAATTTTAG
- the rpsC gene encoding 30S ribosomal protein S3 → MGHKVSPIGLRLGITQGWKSLWYADKKSFGSLLVEDNKIRKMIKKNYSYGGIPFVEIERTRQDARITLHTARPGLIIGRKGAEVDKLKDEIQQLIGREVVIKIKEIAKPELYAQLVAENVSEQLVRRASFRRAMKKAMELTLNADVKGVRIQVSGRLGGAEIARTEKMTSGSVPLHTLRADIDYGFAEARTTYGIIGVKVWIYKGLTSSKKENKYATNAKESKIQEVATPEN, encoded by the coding sequence ATGGGTCATAAGGTTAGCCCGATTGGTCTGAGGCTTGGTATTACACAAGGTTGGAAGTCGTTATGGTATGCGGATAAGAAATCTTTTGGATCTCTCCTTGTAGAGGATAATAAGATACGCAAAATGATTAAAAAAAATTACAGTTATGGTGGTATACCGTTTGTCGAAATAGAAAGGACACGACAAGACGCGAGAATAACACTGCATACTGCCAGACCAGGATTAATTATCGGTAGGAAAGGTGCGGAAGTAGACAAGCTGAAGGACGAAATACAACAGCTTATTGGGCGAGAAGTAGTGATAAAAATTAAAGAAATAGCAAAACCGGAATTATATGCGCAACTTGTGGCAGAAAACGTATCAGAACAGTTGGTAAGGCGAGCTTCCTTCAGGAGAGCGATGAAAAAGGCAATGGAGTTGACTTTAAATGCCGACGTAAAAGGTGTGCGGATTCAAGTTTCCGGTAGATTGGGAGGAGCGGAGATTGCCAGAACTGAAAAAATGACTTCTGGGAGCGTGCCGTTACATACCTTAAGGGCTGATATTGACTATGGGTTTGCAGAAGCAAGGACAACATACGGTATAATCGGGGTTAAGGTATGGATTTACAAAGGATTAACTAGTTCTAAAAAGGAGAATAAATATGCGACTAATGCCAAAGAGAGTAAAATACAGGAAGTCGCAACGCCAGAAAATTAA
- the rpsS gene encoding 30S ribosomal protein S19, which produces MSRSVKKGPYVDQKLLKKILKQKSTGASEPIKTWARSCTIIPDFVSHTFMIHNGKIFNKLFVTDDMVGHKLGEFSLTRAIRTHGGGKKKR; this is translated from the coding sequence ATGAGTCGTTCTGTAAAAAAAGGACCTTATGTTGATCAGAAGTTATTAAAAAAGATATTAAAACAGAAGAGTACGGGCGCGAGTGAGCCAATAAAAACATGGGCACGAAGTTGTACGATTATACCGGATTTTGTATCACACACTTTTATGATACACAACGGAAAGATATTCAACAAACTTTTTGTTACGGATGATATGGTTGGCCATAAGCTAGGCGAATTTTCACTTACGCGGGCCATTAGGACACACGGTGGTGGGAAGAAGAAAAGGTAG
- the rplW gene encoding 50S ribosomal protein L23: MDKYQIIKKPLRTEKSVADGEATNSYHFEIHKKANKIQVKEAVESVFDVKVASVRTLVRKGKKKGARNRMGKTKDWKKAIVKLEEGSVIDLGY, translated from the coding sequence GTGGATAAGTATCAAATAATAAAAAAACCATTAAGGACAGAAAAGAGCGTAGCTGATGGTGAGGCGACAAACTCTTATCATTTTGAAATACATAAAAAGGCGAATAAGATTCAGGTTAAGGAGGCTGTGGAGAGTGTCTTTGACGTAAAAGTGGCCAGTGTTAGAACGTTGGTAAGAAAAGGAAAGAAGAAAGGCGCTCGAAACAGAATGGGAAAGACTAAGGACTGGAAGAAGGCCATAGTGAAGTTGGAAGAAGGAAGCGTAATCGATCTCGGCTATTAA
- the rplD gene encoding 50S ribosomal protein L4, producing MEIAVYGNGGEKVGSISLDEGRFGGPIRKRLLRDAVIMYEANKRQGNACTKTRSEVAGGGKKPWKQKHTGRARVGSARSPLWRGGGVSFGPKPRDYSYSMPKKAKKQALFSALAAKIRDNECLVANDFTFDVPKTKQIVDILKALGIHGDSCLIVTSKTDEVIRKSARNIPSVKVMPSSELNAYEVLRQKKILITREALGNLT from the coding sequence ATGGAAATAGCAGTTTATGGTAACGGAGGAGAAAAGGTAGGCAGTATATCTTTGGATGAAGGTAGGTTTGGCGGACCTATCCGCAAGAGGTTGCTGCGAGATGCTGTCATTATGTATGAGGCCAATAAAAGGCAGGGGAATGCTTGCACAAAGACGAGGAGTGAGGTTGCCGGTGGCGGGAAGAAACCGTGGAAGCAAAAGCATACGGGAAGAGCAAGGGTCGGGAGTGCTCGGTCTCCTCTTTGGAGAGGGGGTGGGGTTTCTTTCGGGCCTAAACCGAGGGACTATTCGTACTCAATGCCCAAAAAGGCGAAGAAGCAGGCGCTGTTTTCCGCACTGGCGGCAAAAATAAGGGATAATGAATGTTTGGTGGCAAATGATTTCACATTTGATGTGCCAAAAACAAAGCAAATAGTTGATATACTGAAAGCATTGGGCATACACGGTGATTCCTGCTTGATAGTAACATCTAAGACTGACGAAGTAATACGAAAATCCGCGAGAAATATCCCTTCTGTGAAGGTCATGCCGAGCAGTGAATTAAATGCGTATGAAGTTCTTAGGCAAAAAAAAATACTTATAACAAGGGAAGCTCTTGGTAATTTAACATAG
- the fusA gene encoding elongation factor G: MSMEKMRNIGIAAHIDAGKTTTTERILYYAGKSYKMGEVHDGTAVMDWMEEEQKRGITITSAATSCSWNDYQINLIDTPGHVDFTIEVERSLRVLDGAVCVFCAVGGVEAQSETVWRQADRYKVPRICFINKMDRTGADFKGVVGQISERLGAKAIPIQLPIGKEQDFTGVIDLVRMKAIVYSDDPEQLGKNFTVTDIPAEYLDEAKKQRESMIEGLSEQVDFLMEKFLNSETITNEEIKRGIREGTIGLKLVPVLCGSAFKRKGIQTLLDAVCDYLPSPIDISAIIGIDPATDKEVTRNPDSNDPFSALAFKIASDKHGDLTFIRVYSGSIAAGERVINPGKEKKELLSRIYKMHANSREQINEIRAGDICAVVGLKHTVTGDTLCDPDKPVILEKMDFPETVISMAIEPKSDKEKEKLGIVLAKLAKEDPTFKTRMDQETGQLIISGMGELHLEVIKNRMLSEYKVDANVGAPKVSYRETVAKKVDVEIKFVQQTGGHGQFGHVWVTLEPYKEGEEPVTFVDAIVGGKIPKQYIRSVQKGIMDTATSGVGGGYPLIDIKVTLFDGSTHPVDSSDLAFYTAASMALRKGVDMAKSILLEPIMSLEITVPEQYMGDVISEIHSRRANIIEMITKGNIRVIKGEVPLAEMFGYATALRSITQGRGTYTMEPLEYRPAPAKAISSVA; this comes from the coding sequence ATGAGTATGGAAAAAATGAGGAACATAGGTATTGCGGCACACATTGATGCCGGCAAAACGACTACTACCGAACGTATACTTTATTATGCCGGAAAGTCGTATAAGATGGGAGAGGTCCATGATGGGACTGCAGTGATGGACTGGATGGAGGAGGAACAAAAAAGAGGAATCACCATCACTTCAGCGGCAACTTCCTGTTCGTGGAATGATTATCAGATAAATTTGATCGATACGCCGGGCCATGTGGATTTTACCATCGAAGTGGAAAGGTCACTTCGCGTGCTGGATGGTGCTGTTTGTGTTTTCTGCGCAGTTGGGGGCGTTGAAGCTCAGTCAGAAACGGTATGGCGTCAAGCTGACAGATACAAGGTGCCGAGGATCTGTTTTATAAACAAAATGGATAGAACCGGGGCTGATTTCAAGGGTGTCGTTGGTCAAATCAGTGAAAGATTGGGAGCAAAGGCTATTCCAATCCAATTGCCCATTGGCAAAGAACAAGATTTTACAGGTGTGATTGATCTGGTAAGAATGAAAGCAATAGTCTATTCAGATGATCCTGAACAATTAGGAAAAAACTTTACCGTAACGGATATACCGGCTGAATATCTGGACGAAGCAAAAAAACAACGTGAATCTATGATTGAGGGGTTATCAGAACAAGTTGATTTTTTAATGGAAAAATTTTTAAATAGCGAAACAATAACCAATGAAGAAATAAAAAGGGGTATTAGAGAAGGTACTATTGGATTAAAGTTAGTACCGGTACTTTGTGGCTCCGCTTTTAAGAGAAAGGGGATACAAACCCTTCTTGATGCGGTGTGCGATTACCTGCCTTCTCCTATTGATATAAGTGCAATTATAGGAATAGATCCTGCTACGGACAAAGAAGTAACGAGAAACCCGGATAGCAATGATCCTTTTAGTGCTTTAGCGTTTAAAATTGCCTCTGATAAACACGGAGATCTTACGTTTATCAGGGTCTATTCCGGGAGTATTGCTGCCGGTGAAAGGGTGATCAATCCGGGAAAAGAAAAAAAGGAATTATTGAGCCGTATTTATAAAATGCACGCAAACAGTAGAGAGCAGATCAATGAGATTCGTGCAGGTGACATTTGTGCTGTAGTTGGTTTAAAACATACAGTTACCGGAGACACTTTATGTGATCCTGACAAACCGGTGATTCTTGAAAAAATGGATTTTCCGGAAACGGTAATATCAATGGCGATAGAACCGAAATCGGATAAAGAAAAAGAAAAGCTGGGAATTGTGTTGGCGAAATTGGCAAAAGAAGACCCTACTTTTAAAACACGCATGGACCAGGAAACGGGACAATTGATTATTTCTGGAATGGGTGAGTTGCATTTGGAAGTAATAAAAAACAGGATGCTCAGTGAGTACAAGGTTGACGCTAATGTTGGTGCTCCCAAGGTCTCTTATCGGGAAACGGTGGCTAAGAAGGTTGATGTTGAGATTAAATTTGTACAGCAAACTGGTGGACATGGTCAATTTGGGCATGTCTGGGTTACGTTAGAACCTTATAAAGAGGGTGAAGAACCGGTAACTTTTGTTGATGCAATTGTTGGTGGTAAGATCCCGAAACAATATATCAGATCTGTTCAAAAGGGTATTATGGACACAGCTACAAGCGGGGTTGGCGGAGGATACCCGCTTATTGATATTAAAGTTACTTTGTTTGATGGGTCGACACACCCTGTTGATTCTTCGGATTTAGCTTTTTACACTGCTGCAAGTATGGCCTTAAGAAAGGGTGTGGACATGGCTAAATCAATATTGTTAGAACCTATAATGTCTTTGGAGATCACCGTCCCTGAACAATATATGGGAGATGTGATCAGTGAAATTCATAGTCGCAGGGCAAATATAATTGAAATGATAACAAAAGGTAACATAAGGGTTATCAAAGGGGAGGTTCCCCTTGCTGAAATGTTCGGATATGCTACGGCGTTACGATCTATTACGCAAGGAAGAGGAACGTATACTATGGAACCGCTCGAGTACAGACCCGCACCAGCAAAGGCAATCAGCAGTGTTGCATAA
- the rplB gene encoding 50S ribosomal protein L2 — protein MGVKNYKPVTPGRRFASVSDFSDITKKKPERSLIVPLRKTGGRNSSGKITAQHIGGGSRRHYRIIDFKRRKDDIPAIVASVEYDPNRTVRIALLNYIDGEKRYILAPDKIEVGQRVASGDRVEPNVGNCMPIKNIPLGLELHNIELRIGQGGKLVRSAGSSAKLLAKEGGYAHIVLPSGEVRKVLDSCRATIGRLGNTDHMNLRLGKAGRKRWQGRRPHVRGVAQNPVSHPMGGGEGRSGGGRHPCSRTGLPAKGGKTRKKKSISNKFIIRRRRIGARGNL, from the coding sequence ATGGGTGTAAAAAATTATAAACCGGTGACTCCAGGGAGAAGGTTTGCGAGTGTTTCCGATTTTTCTGATATTACAAAGAAAAAACCAGAAAGATCGTTAATCGTGCCGCTAAGGAAGACGGGAGGAAGGAATTCTTCCGGGAAGATTACAGCTCAGCATATCGGCGGTGGAAGCAGGCGGCATTATCGAATAATTGATTTTAAACGTAGAAAAGACGATATTCCAGCAATAGTTGCAAGTGTGGAGTATGATCCGAACCGTACGGTCCGGATAGCCTTATTGAATTATATAGATGGCGAAAAAAGGTACATATTGGCTCCTGATAAGATTGAAGTAGGTCAAAGGGTGGCTTCTGGCGACAGGGTAGAGCCAAACGTCGGAAATTGCATGCCAATAAAAAATATTCCTTTAGGTCTAGAATTGCATAATATTGAATTGCGCATAGGACAAGGAGGAAAACTTGTTCGCTCTGCGGGTTCATCCGCTAAGTTGTTGGCCAAGGAAGGTGGGTATGCGCATATTGTATTGCCTTCAGGAGAGGTGAGAAAAGTACTTGATAGTTGTAGGGCGACTATCGGAAGGCTCGGGAATACCGATCATATGAATCTCAGACTGGGCAAGGCAGGGAGGAAGCGGTGGCAGGGGCGGAGGCCTCACGTAAGAGGAGTGGCTCAAAATCCCGTATCTCATCCGATGGGTGGTGGAGAAGGAAGAAGTGGAGGAGGAAGGCACCCATGTTCTAGAACAGGTTTGCCGGCAAAGGGTGGAAAAACGAGGAAAAAGAAATCCATTAGTAATAAATTCATAATTCGCAGAAGAAGGATTGGGGCTAGAGGCAATCTGTAG
- the rplV gene encoding 50S ribosomal protein L22, producing MEFRACHRFARISPRKARYVIDLVRGKSVNDALRILRATHKRSSCMIDKVIRAALAAANENLSVDVDSLHVVRAMADGGPTRKWHRTRARGMSTSILKRTSHITIVLSEKTKKVKIKK from the coding sequence ATGGAATTTAGAGCGTGTCATAGATTTGCAAGAATTTCTCCGCGGAAGGCAAGATATGTAATTGATCTCGTAAGGGGAAAATCTGTAAACGATGCATTGAGGATATTAAGGGCAACACATAAAAGGTCTTCATGTATGATTGACAAGGTTATAAGGGCGGCTTTGGCTGCTGCGAACGAAAACTTATCGGTTGATGTTGATTCCTTACATGTTGTGCGGGCGATGGCGGACGGAGGCCCTACTAGGAAATGGCACCGTACAAGAGCTCGTGGTATGTCTACCAGTATTTTAAAACGCACAAGTCATATTACAATTGTCTTGTCTGAGAAGACGAAAAAAGTAAAGATAAAGAAATAG